One Methanobacterium sp. genomic region harbors:
- a CDS encoding geranylgeranylglyceryl/heptaprenylglyceryl phosphate synthase → MNVENYIRTTLKDHKLHLTLLDPEEQSPEEAVRIAKEAISGGSDGIMLGGSTTEPEELDATAKALRENVDVPVILFPGNISGVSKHADAIFFMSLLNSANPYWIIGAQALAAPGIKKMGVEILSMGYLVVEPGGTVGWVGDAKLIPRNKADLAVAYAMAAECLGMKIIYLEAGSGANEHIPEQMIAGVKKMTDIIVIVGGGIRDGETAAKIAKAGADIIVTGTVVEDSSNVKDKIEELVSGIKSA, encoded by the coding sequence ATGAATGTCGAAAACTACATTAGAACTACACTTAAGGATCATAAATTACACTTAACACTTTTAGATCCAGAAGAGCAGAGCCCTGAAGAAGCTGTAAGGATAGCTAAAGAAGCAATTTCAGGCGGCAGTGATGGAATAATGCTTGGTGGATCCACAACAGAGCCTGAAGAACTCGATGCAACCGCAAAAGCGCTGCGTGAAAATGTCGACGTCCCAGTTATTCTTTTTCCAGGTAATATAAGCGGCGTAAGCAAACATGCGGATGCCATATTTTTTATGAGTCTTCTAAATTCAGCAAATCCATACTGGATAATAGGTGCTCAAGCGTTAGCAGCTCCAGGTATTAAAAAAATGGGAGTAGAAATCCTTTCTATGGGTTATCTCGTTGTTGAACCCGGCGGAACTGTTGGATGGGTTGGAGATGCTAAATTAATTCCAAGGAACAAAGCCGATTTAGCAGTAGCATATGCAATGGCTGCAGAATGCCTTGGAATGAAAATAATCTATCTCGAAGCTGGTTCTGGAGCTAATGAACATATTCCTGAACAGATGATTGCAGGGGTCAAAAAAATGACTGACATAATTGTAATTGTGGGTGGAGGAATACGCGACGGAGAAACCGCTGCAAAAATTGCAAAAGCAGGTGCAGATATTATCGTGACTGGAACTGTAGTTGAAGATAGTTCTAATGTTAAAGATAAAATTGAAGAGCTGGTTAGTGGAATTAAATCAGCTTAA
- a CDS encoding DUF2254 family protein has product MVTLVSYLFFYHFKLLYTDVDSARYILSSLIESEATILAIVVTLSLVAVQLAASSSSRVIDIFKRTPDLWVLIVVYIFAIAYCVTLLKLIVDTQSRISDLENYILFAYYISMFAFIALIPYMWNILDLMKPSVVMGKLTERVTLENVLAAASADEKLIEKDDPIQPIIDIMNASLMKYDYGTFREGLKAIWNSTASMLDKNHDKNEKEKIVKHILYHLETVKRSAVESNEGMLVDEVMADIKKIYN; this is encoded by the coding sequence ATGGTTACACTGGTTTCATATCTTTTCTTTTATCATTTTAAGCTACTTTATACAGATGTAGACAGTGCCCGTTATATATTGAGCTCCCTTATTGAAAGCGAAGCTACTATTTTGGCTATAGTCGTTACTTTAAGTCTAGTAGCAGTGCAGCTTGCTGCATCATCTTCTTCAAGGGTAATTGATATCTTCAAAAGAACTCCAGACCTCTGGGTTTTGATTGTGGTTTACATTTTTGCCATAGCATACTGTGTAACTTTACTGAAACTCATAGTTGACACTCAAAGCAGGATTTCAGACCTTGAAAATTACATTCTTTTTGCATACTACATCAGCATGTTTGCATTTATAGCTTTGATACCGTATATGTGGAATATTTTAGACCTTATGAAACCGTCTGTTGTAATGGGCAAGCTTACAGAAAGAGTTACTTTGGAAAATGTTTTAGCAGCTGCCAGTGCAGATGAAAAACTAATAGAAAAAGATGACCCTATACAGCCGATTATTGACATCATGAATGCTTCTTTGATGAAATATGATTATGGGACATTCAGGGAAGGGTTAAAGGCAATTTGGAATTCTACAGCCAGTATGCTGGATAAAAATCATGATAAAAATGAAAAAGAGAAGATAGTCAAGCATATTCTGTACCATCTTGAAACCGTTAAAAGATCAGCCGTTGAATCTAATGAGGGCATGTTAGTGGATGAAGTGATGGCTGATATTAAAAAGATATATAATTAA
- a CDS encoding DUF367 family protein has translation MKIVVYHAEECDRKKCTTVKLGKQGKVKVVTKLNQLPTGAIVLDPYSPKSLSVEDRETVVEKGLVGLDCSWKRLNKVPYRIKTGKNSRSLPFMIAANPTNYGKPCILSTAEAIAASFYIIGFKDIATDIMSGFKWGPHFLTLNEELLESYSKAKSSLEVVKIQNEYIS, from the coding sequence ATGAAAATCGTTGTTTATCATGCAGAAGAGTGCGACAGGAAAAAATGTACTACAGTTAAACTTGGAAAACAGGGAAAAGTTAAAGTAGTCACAAAATTAAATCAATTACCTACCGGTGCAATTGTTTTAGATCCCTACTCCCCAAAATCATTATCTGTTGAAGACAGGGAGACAGTGGTGGAAAAAGGGCTTGTAGGACTTGATTGCTCCTGGAAAAGGTTAAATAAAGTTCCTTATAGAATAAAAACAGGTAAAAACAGCAGATCACTACCTTTCATGATTGCTGCAAATCCCACCAATTATGGAAAGCCATGTATATTATCTACTGCTGAAGCAATTGCAGCAAGTTTTTATATAATTGGATTTAAAGATATAGCTACCGATATTATGTCGGGGTTCAAGTGGGGACCACATTTTCTAACGCTCAATGAAGAGCTTTTAGAAAGTTATTCTAAAGCTAAAAGCAGTTTAGAAGTTGTAAAAATTCAAAATGAATATATAAGTTAA
- a CDS encoding 50S ribosomal protein L40e, which produces MARFEEAENRIFNIKICLKCNARNPPTAKVCRKCGYKGLRPKAKEPRG; this is translated from the coding sequence ATGGCTAGATTTGAAGAAGCAGAAAATAGAATATTCAATATCAAAATATGCTTAAAATGTAACGCAAGAAACCCACCAACTGCAAAAGTATGCAGGAAGTGCGGATACAAAGGTCTAAGACCAAAAGCTAAAGAACCAAGAGGATAA
- a CDS encoding DUF169 domain-containing protein, which yields MAESTCEVEGYDMISKELKERLGLDKSPVAIKFVLREEDIPEGIEKIDENIRHCEMVQRAAQGAMFYATNDEQMCKGGASAIGLMEAPEKIKSGEFYQSLGRFSSLGAAKRTLDEIPKIDPMMKAVIYAPLEDIKYSPDVIVIICTPVQAMKLAQAMVYTRGGKVEASFSGIQSICADAVAGPFTKNTANITMGCSGSRGYADIKEDEVIVGMNGENIGCVVNALVSMK from the coding sequence ATGGCAGAAAGCACTTGCGAAGTAGAAGGATATGATATGATATCTAAAGAACTTAAAGAAAGACTCGGTTTAGACAAATCTCCAGTAGCAATAAAATTCGTTTTAAGGGAAGAAGACATTCCAGAGGGAATAGAAAAAATAGACGAAAACATAAGGCACTGCGAAATGGTCCAGAGGGCAGCTCAGGGCGCCATGTTCTATGCAACAAATGATGAGCAGATGTGTAAAGGTGGAGCATCTGCTATTGGGCTTATGGAAGCTCCAGAGAAGATAAAATCAGGTGAATTTTACCAGAGCCTTGGAAGGTTCTCCAGTCTTGGAGCTGCAAAGCGTACGCTCGATGAAATACCAAAAATAGACCCTATGATGAAAGCTGTAATCTACGCACCTTTAGAAGACATTAAATATAGTCCAGATGTAATTGTAATAATATGTACACCTGTTCAGGCAATGAAACTTGCTCAAGCTATGGTCTATACTCGCGGAGGTAAAGTAGAAGCAAGCTTTTCAGGAATTCAATCCATATGTGCTGATGCTGTGGCCGGTCCGTTCACTAAAAATACCGCAAATATAACCATGGGGTGCAGCGGTTCAAGGGGATATGCAGATATAAAAGAAGACGAAGTAATTGTCGGTATGAACGGTGAGAATATAGGGTGCGTTGTAAATGCACTTGTATCCATGAAATAA